From one Candidatus Thioglobus sp. NP1 genomic stretch:
- a CDS encoding PLP-dependent aminotransferase family protein: protein MNEMWNQFFSLRHDKPRTLQLQIRQQLIDAITNGLIGPNEPLPSSRNLAKALNVARNTVLAAYKELEFDGYITPQERRGYFVNEQFYENFTDSSEDQLKNITTPVWLDSLITKKPSIKTNIRNPENWQSLPYSFTIGQLDKSLIPYYEWREVVRHSSTLPEIQKWNIDHVDKDDPSLIKQIQSKVLPKRGIWANKDQILITSGSQNAIYIIASLLAKQGTVIGMENPGYPDVRNIFSFRTDNIVPIGIDQDGIIVDEIKPEIDIIFTTPSHQYPTGVTMSMDRRNKLLAIAKENQMVIIEDDYEAEVNFLRKPNPSLKSLDKDNNVIYVGSFSKAFAPGLRLGYMVAPESFVKEARALRRLMIRHIPANNQRSVALFIGLGHYHNMFTKIQKTNKERWGLINEKINQEPLLSATPTLGGSTFWVKIPESIDTEKLCQKLLEKGVAVRPGNASFAEKKSPANYLHLGYSAIDTNKINKGIDIIVKEIKAMMH from the coding sequence ATGAACGAAATGTGGAATCAATTTTTTTCCCTAAGGCATGATAAGCCTCGTACGCTTCAGTTGCAAATCCGTCAACAATTAATTGATGCAATAACAAATGGTTTGATTGGACCAAATGAACCATTACCATCATCAAGGAATCTTGCTAAAGCCCTTAATGTAGCAAGAAATACTGTATTAGCGGCCTATAAAGAGCTTGAATTTGATGGTTATATTACTCCTCAAGAAAGAAGAGGTTACTTCGTAAATGAGCAATTCTATGAAAATTTTACAGATAGCAGCGAGGATCAACTTAAAAACATTACTACACCAGTGTGGCTTGATAGCTTAATTACAAAAAAACCATCTATTAAAACTAATATTCGTAATCCTGAGAATTGGCAAAGTCTTCCATATTCTTTTACAATTGGGCAGTTAGATAAAAGCCTTATTCCTTATTATGAGTGGCGGGAAGTGGTTAGACACTCTTCAACTCTTCCTGAAATACAAAAATGGAATATTGATCATGTTGATAAAGATGATCCCTCATTAATAAAGCAAATTCAATCTAAAGTTCTTCCTAAAAGAGGTATTTGGGCTAATAAAGATCAAATTTTGATTACCTCAGGTAGTCAGAATGCAATCTATATTATTGCCAGTCTTTTGGCAAAACAAGGGACAGTTATTGGTATGGAAAACCCTGGATATCCTGATGTAAGAAATATTTTTAGTTTTCGAACTGACAATATTGTTCCCATTGGAATAGATCAAGATGGGATTATTGTTGATGAAATTAAACCTGAAATTGATATTATTTTTACGACTCCAAGTCATCAATATCCAACAGGAGTAACTATGAGTATGGATAGAAGAAATAAACTTCTAGCTATTGCTAAAGAAAATCAAATGGTAATTATTGAAGATGACTATGAAGCAGAGGTCAATTTTTTAAGAAAACCCAACCCATCTTTGAAAAGTCTTGATAAAGATAACAATGTTATCTATGTTGGAAGCTTTTCAAAAGCATTTGCACCAGGCCTTAGGTTAGGATATATGGTTGCACCAGAAAGTTTTGTTAAAGAAGCAAGAGCTCTAAGGCGGTTAATGATAAGACATATACCAGCAAATAATCAACGCTCAGTTGCTTTATTTATTGGACTAGGTCATTATCATAATATGTTTACAAAAATCCAAAAAACTAACAAAGAAAGGTGGGGGTTAATTAATGAAAAAATTAATCAGGAACCCCTTCTATCTGCCACTCCCACCCTTGGTGGCTCAACTTTTTGGGTCAAGATTCCAGAATCAATTGATACTGAAAAACTTTGTCAAAAACTTCTAGAAAAAGGGGTTGCTGTCAGACCTGGTAATGCATCTTTTGCAGAGAAAAAGTCACCAGCAAATTATTTACACCTTGGATATTCTGCTATTGATACTAATAAGATAAATAAAGGTATAGATATTATCGTAAAAGAAATTAAAGCGATGATGCATTAA
- the ald gene encoding alanine dehydrogenase, which produces MIIGVPKEIKNHEYRVGLTPRSVKEFVSHGHKVLVQTNAGIGIGASDDEYSNSGAEIMTTAKEVFDNSEMIVKVKEPQAEEIAMLREGQILYTYLHLAPDPEQTKGLVESGAICIAYETVTSPRGGLPLLAPMSKVAGRMAVQAGAHFLEQPNGGMGALLGGVPGVDPLNVVILGGGVVGAHAAHMAVGMGADVWVLDNNPDTLEQHWQQFGRSTNTVFSTKSSVEEYVLQADLVIGGVLIPGAEAPKLVSIEMIKAMKPGSVIVDVAIDQGGCFETSKATTHAEPTYVVDDVVHYCVANMPGGVPKTSTYALNNVTLPFGLSIANKGVKQALLDDEHLRAGLNVHSGKVTCQEVAQDLGYDYVPALDMLNK; this is translated from the coding sequence ATGATAATTGGAGTTCCAAAAGAAATTAAAAACCATGAATATAGAGTTGGCCTTACACCAAGAAGTGTAAAGGAGTTTGTAAGTCACGGTCATAAGGTCCTAGTTCAAACCAATGCAGGTATTGGAATTGGTGCAAGTGACGATGAGTATTCAAATAGTGGTGCTGAGATAATGACAACAGCAAAAGAGGTTTTCGATAACTCTGAAATGATTGTTAAAGTAAAGGAACCTCAGGCTGAAGAAATTGCAATGTTAAGAGAGGGTCAAATTCTTTACACATATCTTCATCTTGCTCCAGATCCTGAACAAACAAAAGGACTGGTAGAAAGTGGTGCGATTTGTATTGCTTATGAGACGGTTACATCTCCAAGGGGTGGACTGCCTTTATTAGCACCAATGTCAAAAGTTGCTGGAAGAATGGCTGTTCAAGCAGGTGCGCATTTTTTAGAACAACCAAATGGTGGAATGGGAGCGCTTCTTGGAGGTGTTCCAGGAGTTGATCCATTAAATGTAGTTATTTTGGGTGGAGGTGTTGTTGGTGCTCATGCTGCACATATGGCAGTTGGTATGGGAGCAGATGTGTGGGTCCTAGATAATAATCCTGATACCCTTGAGCAACATTGGCAACAATTTGGTCGTAGTACAAATACTGTATTCTCAACCAAAAGTTCAGTTGAGGAGTATGTATTACAAGCTGATTTGGTTATTGGTGGAGTATTGATTCCAGGAGCAGAGGCACCAAAACTAGTTTCAATAGAGATGATAAAAGCTATGAAGCCAGGTTCAGTTATTGTTGATGTTGCAATCGATCAGGGTGGGTGCTTTGAAACGTCTAAAGCTACAACTCATGCTGAACCAACTTATGTCGTTGATGATGTAGTTCATTATTGCGTTGCTAATATGCCTGGAGGCGTTCCAAAAACATCAACTTACGCTCTAAATAATGTTACTTTACCGTTTGGTCTAAGTATTGCAAATAAAGGAGTTAAGCAAGCCTTATTGGATGACGAGCATCTAAGAGCTGGATTAAATGTACATAGTGGCAAAGTAACATGCCAAGAAGTAGCTCAAGACTTAGGCTAT
- a CDS encoding aminotransferase class III-fold pyridoxal phosphate-dependent enzyme yields the protein MKSGNTSLIPNSFNEHWMPFTSNRDFKANPRLISEAKGMYLKTHHGKTQIDASSGLFCNPLGHGRREITEAVTKQLETLDYAQPFQQGWSGSFDLATKISKHTPGNLNKMFFTICGSTAVETAIKIAIAYHRAKGNAERFRFVGRERSYHGMNIGCISVGGMVNNVKTFASILMPGVQHISHTHLPEHKFISGQPETGDYLANDLEAICANFGGENIAACIVEPIAGSTGTLVPPKGYLEKLRAICDEHGILLIFDEVITGWGRTGSKFAADEFGVTPDIMTMAKATTNGVVPMGVVACSDSIYDAVMDASAEGAVELFHGYTYSAAPVAVAAALAVQDIFEKDDIFNRAKNLSPYFQKGLFSLQDLESVENIRGYGMMGGIDMKLNTKPGKAGLECFKACYEAGVNFKATGDCLIIAPQFICEEKHIDEIIDKLRTGITNYQNSQKS from the coding sequence ATGAAATCAGGTAATACATCATTAATCCCTAATTCATTCAATGAACATTGGATGCCATTTACATCTAATAGAGATTTCAAAGCTAACCCTAGGTTAATTTCAGAGGCAAAGGGGATGTATTTGAAAACTCATCATGGAAAAACCCAAATTGACGCTAGTTCTGGTCTTTTTTGTAATCCTCTTGGACATGGTAGAAGAGAAATTACCGAGGCTGTAACAAAACAATTAGAAACTTTAGATTACGCTCAGCCTTTTCAGCAAGGTTGGAGTGGATCATTTGACTTAGCGACTAAAATTTCGAAGCATACGCCTGGTAACTTAAACAAAATGTTTTTTACGATTTGTGGTTCTACAGCTGTAGAGACAGCAATTAAAATTGCTATTGCTTATCACCGAGCAAAAGGTAATGCTGAGAGATTCAGATTTGTTGGTAGAGAAAGAAGCTATCACGGAATGAATATTGGTTGTATTTCAGTTGGTGGTATGGTTAATAACGTTAAAACATTTGCAAGTATTCTTATGCCTGGAGTCCAACATATTAGCCACACTCATCTTCCTGAGCATAAGTTTATTAGTGGACAGCCAGAAACTGGAGATTATTTAGCTAATGATTTAGAGGCTATATGCGCAAATTTTGGTGGGGAAAATATCGCTGCTTGTATTGTTGAGCCTATTGCAGGATCAACTGGCACCTTGGTTCCACCAAAAGGTTATTTGGAAAAATTAAGGGCGATTTGTGATGAACACGGAATTCTTCTAATTTTTGATGAAGTCATTACGGGCTGGGGAAGAACAGGATCTAAATTTGCTGCAGATGAATTTGGGGTTACTCCAGATATTATGACTATGGCAAAAGCCACTACTAATGGCGTTGTTCCAATGGGTGTGGTTGCATGCAGTGATTCAATCTATGACGCGGTAATGGATGCATCAGCAGAGGGAGCTGTTGAATTATTTCATGGTTACACCTATTCTGCTGCACCAGTGGCGGTTGCTGCTGCTCTTGCTGTTCAAGATATTTTTGAAAAAGATGATATTTTTAATAGAGCAAAAAATTTATCCCCTTATTTCCAAAAAGGCCTATTTTCACTGCAAGATTTGGAGTCAGTAGAGAATATTAGAGGTTATGGGATGATGGGTGGTATAGACATGAAATTAAATACTAAACCTGGAAAAGCTGGACTTGAATGCTTTAAAGCATGCTATGAGGCTGGCGTCAACTTTAAGGCTACAGGAGACTGTTTAATTATTGCCCCTCAATTTATCTGTGAAGAAAAACATATTGATGAAATCATTGATAAGTTAAGGACAGGTATTACTAACTATCAAAATAGTCAAAAAAGCTAA